The DNA segment TTCATGTTCATGCCAAAGGTTTCCTTCTTTCAGGAATCCAGGCCAAAATCGTCCGTGAACAGGAGCAGTTCATGATTGTCAATTTGGGGCGTAAGGGAAAAACCAAAGTCAACGGAGAAGAAATCAGCCGCCAGACTCTGAAAAACGGGGATATTGTCCAGATCGGCAAATCGGTTTTCAGATTTGTGGAAGGACGATAAGTCAATGAAAGTCGCTTTGATATCGGATGTCCATGGAAACCTGGAGGCACTCGAAAGCGTCCTTCGTGACATGGAAAAACAGGGTGTTGAAAAAATACATTTTCTCGGTGATTCCGTTGGCTACGGGGCCAATCCCAACGAATGTGTCCGCCTGATCGACAAGCACTGCGATATCAAACTTCTGGGAAACCATGATTACGCCGCGATGGGATTGGAATCGACGGAGAATTTCAACCAGCTCGCTCAGGCTTCAATCGATTGGACCCAGGCGGAAATTAAACCGAAGACCATCACCATACTTTCGGACTTCGAAATGGAAGCGGTTTTTCTCGATTATTATCTTGTCCATTCATCACCGGGACATCCTGAAAAATGGCGATATATCTTGAACAGCGAACATGCCGCTGTCTCATTCAACGATTTTTCAGAATCAATCTGTTTCGTCGGGCACTCACATTTGCCGACTTATTTCGAATTGGATTCGGACGGCAAGGTTCTCCAGAGAACCAAAGAAAAGCTGGAATGTGATAAAAACCGACGTTACATAGTGAATATAGGTTCGGTCGGCCAACCGCGCGACAATGATCCCAGAGCCGGTTATGTTATTATCGAGACAGAGATTAGCCTGATTGAATACCGAAGGGTGGAATATAACATTAAAAAGACCCAGGAAAAAATGCGGAAAGCGAATCTACCCGATTTTCTTATTGATCGCCTGACCAGCGGCGTGTGAAAGGCAAAAAATGCTTCAGAAATATTCCTCATACGTGTTGTGCTTCCTGATTGCCATCTTTGTGGTGACTCTGTATGTAAATAATTTCTCGCCCCTGGTGCGGCTTGAATGGAAAATACAGGACCTGTTGTACTCCTTCCGAGGGGACGACAATTTCTCCCAGGATATCGTTCAGATTGAAATCGATGAACCGACTTTACGGGAGTACGGCGAATGGCCATGGCATCGCGACCGCCTTGCCGATTTGGTGGCCGCTGTGGGGAGCGGGGAACCCAGAGTTATTCTCCTGGATATCCTCTTCGAAGCGGATACCCATGAGGACACCTCCGGCTATACCGCCATTCTGGCCGGACAATTATCCTGGATAAAAAACATGATTCTACCTTATGAAATCAGTCCGGCGGAATTTATGAACACCCGGATGTCGAATCCCAAATATCTTTATCAGTCATCGATTCAGGTCAACAACGAACTCGGAGTTCTGGACGAAAACGCTACCTTGATGGCCCATAAGGTCTTTTTACCGCCCGATATTTTATGCGAATATGCCAGCGGGCTGGGTTTCAAACACAGTATTTTCGACAAAGACCGAAAAGTCCGATGGGAACCGATGGCCATGTACTATGATGGATATTATTATCCATCGGTATCCCTGCTGACTGCAGCAACCTATCTGGGAATACCTCCATCATCAATTAAGATCTACGGCGGCGAATATATTCAGATGGGCGGTATTCAAATACCGATCAACAACCATGCTGAATTTTTCATTAATTATAATAAACCGGGGCGTTCATTCAACCGAATCTCGGCCGTCGACCTTCTGGCTGATCACGTAAAACCGAACGAATTGAAGGACAAACTGGCCATAATCTCGATTACCTCCGAATATATATCCGATTTTTATCGGACTCCGGTTTCCGATAACCTTGCGGCGGCCGAAAAAACAGCCAATGTAATTGAAAATATAATTCACTCCAATTTTATCAGTCGATACGATTCGTCGCCCATGCGGGACACTCTCCTTCTGATTGGACTGGGACTGCTGTTTGCATTCATACTGCCCCGCGTTTCGATCATGTATCGTCTGATTATTCTCCTGGCATCGCTCTTTATCCTGGCCAATCTGAATTTTGTCCTTTTCAACTCCTATAAAATCCTGACGCCATCGCTGTACTTCTGCCTGGAACTGGCTTTCCTGCTTCTGGCATCGCCGTTTCTCGATGAAGGATTTCTGGCCAGATTATCCAGTCTGCGTATCAGTATCGGCGATAAATCCGACGCCGCCCGTTTGCCCAAGGTGGACCTGTCCGAGGCCAATATGGCCCCTGTAGCCGAGCCGATATCAAAGCCAAAAAACCGGCAGGAGA comes from the Candidatus Zixiibacteriota bacterium genome and includes:
- a CDS encoding CHASE2 domain-containing protein, which produces MLQKYSSYVLCFLIAIFVVTLYVNNFSPLVRLEWKIQDLLYSFRGDDNFSQDIVQIEIDEPTLREYGEWPWHRDRLADLVAAVGSGEPRVILLDILFEADTHEDTSGYTAILAGQLSWIKNMILPYEISPAEFMNTRMSNPKYLYQSSIQVNNELGVLDENATLMAHKVFLPPDILCEYASGLGFKHSIFDKDRKVRWEPMAMYYDGYYYPSVSLLTAATYLGIPPSSIKIYGGEYIQMGGIQIPINNHAEFFINYNKPGRSFNRISAVDLLADHVKPNELKDKLAIISITSEYISDFYRTPVSDNLAAAEKTANVIENIIHSNFISRYDSSPMRDTLLLIGLGLLFAFILPRVSIMYRLIILLASLFILANLNFVLFNSYKILTPSLYFCLELAFLLLASPFLDEGFLARLSSLRISIGDKSDAARLPKVDLSEANMAPVAEPISKPKNRQEKPARIFETKTAHYDIPSATAAPNTVGVMSSAAMETRIDKPETDHLETAAPATIESELAVEQPDEPVPAEEKGSGGYAPLEESEKSATIDSRINFGSDSNPIRNLGRYKIVGNLGKGAMGMVYKGTDPAINRNVALKTIRLDFVNDPEELEELKERLFREARAAGNLSHPNIVTIYDVGNEGNLQYIAMEYLEGQTLEEMIRRKAKFNFRIISQIITQICSALDYAHNQGIVHRDIKPANIMVLKDYQIKVMDFGIARVDSSSMTRTGIAMGTPNYISPEQLQGKPVDRRCDIFSLGVVMYEMLLQRRPFRGENLTALIYDIVNKNPETPSSVNNSIPHIFDRIIDKALKKNPAERFQTAKEVSTALADFLESFASKRTTMV
- a CDS encoding metallophosphoesterase family protein; the protein is MKVALISDVHGNLEALESVLRDMEKQGVEKIHFLGDSVGYGANPNECVRLIDKHCDIKLLGNHDYAAMGLESTENFNQLAQASIDWTQAEIKPKTITILSDFEMEAVFLDYYLVHSSPGHPEKWRYILNSEHAAVSFNDFSESICFVGHSHLPTYFELDSDGKVLQRTKEKLECDKNRRYIVNIGSVGQPRDNDPRAGYVIIETEISLIEYRRVEYNIKKTQEKMRKANLPDFLIDRLTSGV